In Scylla paramamosain isolate STU-SP2022 unplaced genomic scaffold, ASM3559412v1 Contig111, whole genome shotgun sequence, one DNA window encodes the following:
- the LOC135099212 gene encoding uncharacterized protein LOC135099212 isoform X1, whose product MKDFHTKFTRRRTLRAISERQRVTLDVIQRWEVQHIEIQDTTPVTGVLYLDGMTSPVIDIADPAQVREQLLDMTEQKCHVYLGGIQTMHYRTFEDKIGLPGMLGTVVGDVKPFCGSRKIGLPGMLGTVVGDMKHFCGRKAFRLLRNEPRIFRETASNSMLNAKTYTYLVPGFLPCPSSSISDGVKAGLISASCRSKHPSSPYINIISTPTGQDIR is encoded by the exons ATGAAGGACTTCCATACAAAGTTCACCAGGAGAAGGACCCTTCGGGCCATCAGCGAAAGGCAGCGAGTGACCCTGGACGTCATACAGAGGTGGGAGGTGCAGCACATTGAAATACAAGACACAACTCCTGTCACTGGTGTGCTCTACCTGGATGGGATGACATCGCCTGTCATTGATATTGCTGACCCtgcacag GTTCGAGAGCAGCTGCTGGACATGACGGAGCAGAAATGCCACGTGTACCTCGGTGGGATCCAGACCATGCACTACAGAACATTCGAAGACAAGATAGGACTTCCAGGAATGCTGGGCACTGTAGTAGGGGATGTGAAACCCTTCTGTGGGAGCCGGAAGATAGGACTTCCAGGAATGCTGGGCACTGTAGTAGGGGatatgaaacacttctgtgggag GAAAGCCTTCAGGTTGTTGAGAAATGAGCCAAGAATCTTCAGGGAGACCGCATCAAACAGTATGCTCAACGCTAAGACCTATACAtat CTAGTGCCTGGGTTCCTGCCCTGTCCATCGTCATCCATTAGCGACGGCGTTAAGGCCGGCCTCATCTCAGCCTCATGTCGCAgcaagcatccttcatctccttacatcaacaTTATCTCAACACCGACCGGACAAGACATTCGCTGA
- the LOC135099212 gene encoding uncharacterized protein LOC135099212 isoform X2 has translation MKDFHTKFTRRRTLRAISERQRVTLDVIQRWEVQHIEIQDTTPVTGVLYLDGMTSPVIDIADPAQVREQLLDMTEQKCHVYLGGIQTMHYRTFEDKIGLPGMLGTVVGDVKPFCGSRKIGLPGMLGTVVGDMKHFCGRKAFRLLRNEPRIFRETASNSMLNAKTYTYVL, from the exons ATGAAGGACTTCCATACAAAGTTCACCAGGAGAAGGACCCTTCGGGCCATCAGCGAAAGGCAGCGAGTGACCCTGGACGTCATACAGAGGTGGGAGGTGCAGCACATTGAAATACAAGACACAACTCCTGTCACTGGTGTGCTCTACCTGGATGGGATGACATCGCCTGTCATTGATATTGCTGACCCtgcacag GTTCGAGAGCAGCTGCTGGACATGACGGAGCAGAAATGCCACGTGTACCTCGGTGGGATCCAGACCATGCACTACAGAACATTCGAAGACAAGATAGGACTTCCAGGAATGCTGGGCACTGTAGTAGGGGATGTGAAACCCTTCTGTGGGAGCCGGAAGATAGGACTTCCAGGAATGCTGGGCACTGTAGTAGGGGatatgaaacacttctgtgggag GAAAGCCTTCAGGTTGTTGAGAAATGAGCCAAGAATCTTCAGGGAGACCGCATCAAACAGTATGCTCAACGCTAAGACCTATACAtat GTGCTCTAG